A genome region from Blautia coccoides includes the following:
- a CDS encoding glutamine--tRNA ligase/YqeY domain fusion protein: MEKETAKETVSKNFIEQIIDKDLEEGKYQEICTRFPPEPNGYLHIGHAKSILLNYGLAQKYHGKFNMRFDDTNPTKEKVEFVESIKADIKWLGADWEDRLYFASDYFDQMYEAAVKLIKKGKAFVCDLTADEIREYRGTLTEPGKESPYRNRSVEENLDLFERMKKGEFEDGSKVLRAKIDMASPNINMRDPVIYRVAHMTHHNTGDKWCIYPMYDFAHPIEDAIEGVTHSICTLEFEDHRPLYDWVVRELEYAHPPKQIEFAKLYLTNVVTGKRYIKKLVEDGIVDGWDDPRLVSIAALRRRGFTPESIKMFVDLCGVSKANSSVDYAMLEYCIREDLKMKKPRMMAVLDPLKLVIDNYPEDQIEYLDVANNMENPELGSRKVPFGRELYIEREDFMEVPPKKYKRLYPDNEVRLMNAYFVKCTGFEKDENGNITVVHCTYDPESKGGNSPDGRKVKGTIHWVAQKTAVKAECRLYENIVDEEKGVYNKEDGSLNLNPNSLVVLKDCYVEPALSEAQAYDSFQFVRNGFFCADCHDSKPGEPVFNRIVSLKSSFKL; encoded by the coding sequence GTGGAAAAGGAAACAGCAAAAGAAACCGTTTCTAAAAACTTTATTGAACAGATTATCGACAAGGATTTAGAGGAAGGGAAATACCAGGAGATCTGTACCCGTTTCCCGCCGGAACCCAACGGATATCTGCATATCGGCCATGCAAAATCTATCCTGCTCAACTATGGCCTGGCACAGAAATATCATGGAAAATTCAACATGCGTTTTGACGATACCAACCCTACAAAAGAAAAAGTAGAGTTTGTGGAATCTATCAAAGCGGATATCAAATGGCTGGGAGCAGACTGGGAAGACCGTCTTTATTTTGCCTCCGATTATTTTGACCAGATGTATGAGGCGGCTGTTAAGCTGATCAAAAAAGGCAAGGCATTTGTCTGTGATCTGACCGCAGATGAGATCCGTGAATACAGGGGAACGCTGACGGAACCTGGTAAGGAGAGTCCATACAGAAACAGAAGTGTGGAGGAGAATCTGGATCTGTTTGAGCGTATGAAAAAGGGAGAGTTTGAGGACGGAAGCAAAGTATTGCGTGCCAAGATAGACATGGCTTCCCCGAACATTAACATGAGAGATCCGGTCATCTACCGTGTGGCTCACATGACACATCACAACACAGGTGACAAATGGTGTATTTATCCCATGTATGATTTTGCCCATCCCATTGAGGATGCCATTGAGGGTGTGACTCATTCTATCTGTACCCTGGAGTTTGAGGATCATCGTCCTCTGTACGATTGGGTAGTAAGAGAACTGGAGTATGCACATCCGCCAAAGCAGATCGAGTTTGCTAAGCTGTATCTGACCAATGTGGTGACAGGAAAGCGTTATATCAAGAAACTGGTGGAGGACGGCATTGTGGATGGATGGGATGATCCTCGTCTGGTGTCCATTGCAGCCCTTAGAAGGCGCGGATTCACACCAGAATCCATCAAAATGTTCGTGGATCTCTGCGGTGTTTCAAAGGCCAACAGTTCGGTAGATTACGCCATGCTGGAATACTGCATCCGTGAGGATCTGAAGATGAAAAAGCCTCGTATGATGGCTGTTTTAGACCCGCTAAAGCTGGTTATCGACAATTATCCGGAAGATCAGATCGAGTACCTGGACGTTGCCAACAACATGGAAAACCCGGAACTTGGCAGCAGAAAAGTGCCGTTTGGAAGAGAGCTGTATATTGAGCGCGAGGACTTCATGGAGGTACCTCCGAAAAAATATAAACGCCTCTATCCTGACAATGAAGTGCGCCTGATGAATGCTTACTTTGTTAAATGCACCGGTTTTGAAAAAGATGAAAACGGTAATATAACAGTAGTTCACTGTACCTATGACCCTGAGTCAAAGGGAGGAAACTCTCCGGACGGAAGAAAGGTAAAAGGAACCATCCACTGGGTGGCACAGAAAACAGCAGTGAAAGCGGAGTGCCGCCTTTATGAGAATATTGTAGATGAAGAGAAAGGTGTGTATAACAAGGAAGACGGAAGTCTGAATCTGAATCCCAACTCCCTGGTGGTGCTGAAAGACTGTTATGTGGAGCCGGCGCTTTCTGAGGCCCAGGCTTATGACAGCTTCCAGTTTGTGAGAAACGGCTTTTTCTGTGCAGACTGCCACGATTCCAAACCGGGAGAACCGGTATTTAACAGAATCGTATCTTTGAAAAGCTCCTTTAAATTATAG